A section of the Phaseolus vulgaris cultivar G19833 chromosome 8, P. vulgaris v2.0, whole genome shotgun sequence genome encodes:
- the LOC137826789 gene encoding two-component response regulator ORR3-like isoform X2, whose amino-acid sequence MELVNDQQQQQKHFHVLVVDDSVIDRKLLERLLRDSSCKATFLDSGDKALKYLGLQDDELENLSSTSSESLQENGMKVNMIMTDYCMPGMSGYDLLKRIKGSSWKDVPVVIMSSENVPSRITMCLEGGAEEFLLKPLQPSDLKKLQPCFLKSFDNSSEEDICAERSLSSRNDINKRNLYPQHGFKLQFLTTIVTTMLRFWNSL is encoded by the exons ATGGAGCTTGTGAATGACCAACAGCAGCAGCAAAAACATTTTCATGTGTTGGTGGTTGATGACAGTGTCATAGATAGGAAGCTTTTGGAGAGGCTTCTAAGAGATTCTTCCTGCAAAG ccaccttcttggattctggaGACAAGGCTTTGAAATATCTTGGCCTGCAAGATGATGAACTTGAAAATCTTTCCTCAACTTCTTCAGAGTCATTGCAGGAAAAC GGAATGAAAGTGAACATGATCATGACAGACTACTGCATGCCAGGAATGAGTGGCTATGATTTACTGAAACGAATCAAG GGATCTTCTTGGAAAGATGTACCAGTCGTCATAATGTCATCAGAAAACGTACCATCTAGAATCACCAT gtgCTTAGAAGGAGGGGCAGAGGAGTTTCTTCTGAAGCCTCTTCAACCATCAGATTTAAAGAAGCTTCAACCATGCTTTTTAAAATCCTTTGACAATTCTAGTGAAGAAGATATATGTGCTGAAAGATCCTTAAGTTCTCGTAATGACATCAACAAAAGAAATCTGTATCCACAGCATGGTTTTAAATTGCAGTTTCTAACTACAATTGTAACTACAATGTTGAGATTTTGGAACTCTCTCTAA
- the LOC137826789 gene encoding two-component response regulator ORR3-like isoform X1, with translation MELVNDQQQQQKHFHVLVVDDSVIDRKLLERLLRDSSCKATFLDSGDKALKYLGLQDDELENLSSTSSESLQENGMKVNMIMTDYCMPGMSGYDLLKRIKLQGSSWKDVPVVIMSSENVPSRITMCLEGGAEEFLLKPLQPSDLKKLQPCFLKSFDNSSEEDICAERSLSSRNDINKRNLYPQHGFKLQFLTTIVTTMLRFWNSL, from the exons ATGGAGCTTGTGAATGACCAACAGCAGCAGCAAAAACATTTTCATGTGTTGGTGGTTGATGACAGTGTCATAGATAGGAAGCTTTTGGAGAGGCTTCTAAGAGATTCTTCCTGCAAAG ccaccttcttggattctggaGACAAGGCTTTGAAATATCTTGGCCTGCAAGATGATGAACTTGAAAATCTTTCCTCAACTTCTTCAGAGTCATTGCAGGAAAAC GGAATGAAAGTGAACATGATCATGACAGACTACTGCATGCCAGGAATGAGTGGCTATGATTTACTGAAACGAATCAAG CTGCAGGGATCTTCTTGGAAAGATGTACCAGTCGTCATAATGTCATCAGAAAACGTACCATCTAGAATCACCAT gtgCTTAGAAGGAGGGGCAGAGGAGTTTCTTCTGAAGCCTCTTCAACCATCAGATTTAAAGAAGCTTCAACCATGCTTTTTAAAATCCTTTGACAATTCTAGTGAAGAAGATATATGTGCTGAAAGATCCTTAAGTTCTCGTAATGACATCAACAAAAGAAATCTGTATCCACAGCATGGTTTTAAATTGCAGTTTCTAACTACAATTGTAACTACAATGTTGAGATTTTGGAACTCTCTCTAA